From the genome of Deltaproteobacteria bacterium:
ACTTCATACCTTGCCGCAAGATCTTCTGTGTTCAACTCAGCTAAAATCTGGCCTTCGAGAAACGGATCGCCTTCAGCCACATAAATCGTCCGAATGATCCCGGGCGATTGAAAGGAAAGCTCCGCTTGATTTTTGCTTTTCACTGTGCCCATATAGTTCAGCGATTCGCGAATATCCCCGCTTTTCACCAGGTGCACTTCAACCGGGATGCCCAAAGAGTCGACGTTTTCCTGCTCAACGCCTGTAGCTTGTTCCCTGCCGGTGAATAAAAAAAACAGCACCAATAAAACGGCCATTGCTCCGACGAATTTGATCACGGTTTTTTTTCGCATAAAACGCTCCTCCAGAGAGAAATATGAATGAGACCTCACTCATATTTGCTCAAAAAAATATCCCTCACTTCATTAACCCTGTCCGCAGCAATCCGATCAATTCCTCCGTGCTGCGATTCAACAACTGAACATCTTTGGTTATCAAAAACTCGCTCATGACGGCTTCCAGAAAGCCGAAAATCACGATGGACAGGATCTTCGGGTCGCATTGCCTGAAGTAATCTTCCTCCATCCCTTCGATGAAAATTTCTGAAAAAATAGCAGACAGCTTCGTGTATTTTTCCAAGGGCATCAATTTGCTCCGGCTGGCGGTGCCCTTTTCAGCCAAAACGATTCTGATGATTTCGGGCTCCTTTTGGATCTCGGTAAAATGAAAATCCAACAGTTCCTTGATTTTTAACAGTGGATCCTTCTGACTGTCTTTGACTCTTTGATAGAATTCATATCTTTTCTGATACTCCACATCAAGGATATATTTTAGAATATCTTCTTTGTTCGAAAAGTAATTATAAATTGTGCCCACCGCGAATCCTGCTTCTTTGGCGATTTTGTCGGTAGTCGCCGAAAAAAAGCCTTCTTCGGCTATTATTTTTACTGCTGCCTTTCTGATCGATTCTTTTTTCGGCATGCGTTTCACCTCCTGAATGAGACCTCACTCACATCTTATGGCGCAACGAATCGCTTGTCAAGGCAATGTGAAAAATACTGGATGAACCAGCACGGATGGGTGTATGATATAGTCAGAGGATCCACAAAAATCCAACAAAACAGGCAACCTGTTCAAGCACGACAGAGGTGTTGAAATGAAAGGAATGCGAAGGCAAGTACTATCCGTTCTCGGCATACTTGTATTTTTGATTGCGGCAGGTTTATCAGGAAACAATGAGACTTTTGCGATCGGCCCGCCGGTCGTTCTGACGGTGCCGGCCGACATCACCGACGCAAACCAGCCTCACTATTCCTACAACGGACATTTAGCGACATTCAAAGCTGTCGTGCCCGGAGCGGGACTTACTGCTGACTATTACTACCGTTGGGATATCGACGGAGACGGCAATTGGGATCAGCTGGAAGGAAAGACCTATGCCAATGCAGCCGGCAAATGGTACAGAGCCAAAGGGAGCGATCTGTCCGGT
Proteins encoded in this window:
- a CDS encoding efflux RND transporter periplasmic adaptor subunit, with amino-acid sequence MRKKTVIKFVGAMAVLLVLFFLFTGREQATGVEQENVDSLGIPVEVHLVKSGDIRESLNYMGTVKSKNQAELSFQSPGIIRTIYVAEGDPFLEGQILAELNTEDLAARYEV
- a CDS encoding TetR/AcrR family transcriptional regulator, which encodes MPKKESIRKAAVKIIAEEGFFSATTDKIAKEAGFAVGTIYNYFSNKEDILKYILDVEYQKRYEFYQRVKDSQKDPLLKIKELLDFHFTEIQKEPEIIRIVLAEKGTASRSKLMPLEKYTKLSAIFSEIFIEGMEEDYFRQCDPKILSIVIFGFLEAVMSEFLITKDVQLLNRSTEELIGLLRTGLMK